One genomic window of Tenacibaculum tangerinum includes the following:
- a CDS encoding ATP-binding cassette domain-containing protein encodes MLNVHDVSVSFMGTDLFSGITFKLIKGDRIGLIGKNGAGKSTLLKVLAKDIESSGGTLAFDKDVRVGFLRQDIDFEQGRTILEEAYQAFTEIKEIEVELDEINQQLAERTDYESEAYNQLIIDLNEKTERYELLGGYNYQGETEKILQGLGFQREDFDKLTDTFSGGWRMRIELAKLLLQNNDILLLDEPTNHLDIESIIWLENFLKNYAGAIVLVSHDKMFLDNVTNRTIEISLGQIYDYKKPYSEFLKLRAEIKEKQLQTQKNQQKEIEHTEKLIEKFRAKASKASMAQSLIKKLEKVERIEVDQDDNAVMNIRFEISKEPGKIIVEAENLAKSYGKKEVLKNVNLLIERNSRIAFVGQNGQGKSTLAKMIVGEIPFEGSLKLGHNVEIGYFAQNQSEELPPEKTVLEIMEEAANDTNRVKVRDMLGAFLFGGEAVDKKAKVLSGGERNRLALCKLLLSPFNVLIMDEPTNHLDIASKNVLKRALQNFDGTLIVVSHDREFLQELTTTVYGFKDHKIKEYLGDIDYFLEQHKMESLRDAEKRTVVAKEKDTSKKEAYQLSKEQEKELKKLKNRLNKIEMQIENLEAEIEQIDLELAQNYDEVSSRPNFFENYKAKKAKVDELMEEWEQVEEQIAGF; translated from the coding sequence ATGTTAAACGTACACGATGTATCAGTTTCATTTATGGGAACAGATTTGTTCTCAGGAATCACTTTTAAATTGATAAAAGGAGATAGAATTGGATTGATTGGAAAAAATGGAGCAGGAAAATCTACTTTATTAAAAGTATTGGCAAAAGATATAGAGAGTAGTGGAGGAACCTTAGCATTTGATAAAGATGTACGTGTTGGATTTTTACGTCAAGATATTGATTTTGAACAAGGAAGAACCATTTTAGAAGAAGCCTACCAAGCATTTACAGAAATTAAAGAAATTGAAGTAGAGCTAGACGAAATCAATCAGCAACTTGCTGAAAGAACCGATTATGAAAGTGAGGCATACAATCAGTTAATTATCGATTTAAACGAAAAAACAGAACGGTACGAATTACTAGGAGGTTATAACTATCAAGGAGAAACCGAAAAGATTTTACAAGGATTAGGATTTCAACGGGAAGATTTTGACAAGCTAACCGATACCTTCTCTGGAGGTTGGCGCATGCGTATTGAGCTGGCAAAGCTATTATTGCAGAATAACGATATCTTATTACTCGATGAGCCTACCAACCACTTAGATATCGAATCGATTATTTGGTTAGAAAACTTCTTAAAAAATTATGCAGGCGCGATTGTATTGGTATCGCATGATAAAATGTTTTTAGACAACGTAACCAACCGAACCATAGAAATTTCTTTGGGTCAAATTTACGATTATAAAAAGCCCTATTCTGAATTTTTAAAATTACGAGCAGAAATCAAAGAAAAGCAACTGCAAACACAGAAAAATCAGCAAAAAGAAATAGAGCATACCGAAAAGCTCATTGAAAAATTCCGTGCAAAAGCCAGTAAGGCTTCCATGGCGCAATCGCTTATTAAAAAACTAGAAAAAGTAGAACGTATTGAAGTCGATCAAGATGACAATGCGGTTATGAATATTCGTTTTGAAATTTCAAAAGAACCCGGTAAAATTATTGTGGAAGCTGAAAACTTAGCCAAGAGTTATGGTAAAAAAGAAGTTTTAAAAAACGTGAATTTACTCATCGAACGGAATAGTAGAATTGCGTTTGTGGGGCAAAACGGCCAAGGTAAATCTACCTTGGCAAAAATGATCGTGGGAGAAATTCCGTTTGAAGGAAGCCTTAAACTCGGGCACAATGTTGAAATAGGATATTTCGCACAAAATCAATCCGAAGAATTGCCGCCAGAGAAAACGGTGTTGGAAATCATGGAAGAGGCAGCGAATGATACCAACAGGGTGAAGGTAAGAGATATGTTAGGGGCTTTTTTGTTTGGTGGAGAAGCGGTAGACAAAAAAGCAAAAGTACTATCGGGAGGAGAGCGAAACCGTTTGGCATTGTGTAAGCTGCTATTGTCGCCATTCAATGTGTTGATTATGGATGAACCTACCAACCACCTTGATATTGCTTCTAAAAACGTACTAAAAAGAGCATTACAAAATTTTGACGGAACTTTAATAGTCGTATCTCACGATCGTGAATTTTTACAAGAACTCACAACCACTGTGTACGGATTCAAAGACCATAAAATAAAAGAATATTTAGGCGATATTGATTATTTCTTAGAGCAACACAAAATGGAGAGTTTACGTGATGCTGAAAAAAGAACGGTAGTTGCCAAAGAAAAAGATACTTCTAAAAAAGAAGCCTATCAACTATCGAAAGAACAAGAAAAAGAGCTTAAAAAGCTAAAAAACAGGCTGAATAAAATTGAAATGCAAATCGAAAATTTAGAAGCTGAAATCGAACAAATAGATTTAGAACTGGCTCAGAATTACGATGAAGTATCTTCTCGTCCTAACTTTTTTGAAAACTACAAAGCGAAAAAAGCGAAAGTAGACGAATTGATGGAAGAGTGGGAGCAGGTTGAAGAACAGATTGCAGGTTTTTAA